The Mycobacterium sp. EPa45 genomic interval CAGGGCCGGCTGATGGTCGAGGTGCTTCCCCGCGGCAGCGCCTGGCTGGACACCGGAACCTTCGACTCCCTCTTGGACGCAAGCGATTTCGTGCGCACCATCGAATATCGGCAAGGGCTCAAGGTCTCCTGCCCCGAAGAGGTTGCGTGGCGGATGGGCTTCATCGACGACGAGCAGCTGGCCAAGCGCGCGGCAGCGCTGATCAAATCTGGCTACGGCGGCTATCTGATGAACCTGCTGGACCAGGGGTAGCCAGCACCGCGGCAATCGCGGTGGTCAACGGCACCGACAGGGCCAGCGCGATACCGCCCACCGCCGAGCGGGCGATCTCGATTGCCACACTTTCACTGGTCAGCACGTCCCCTAGCGACCGGTTGGCCACACTGAACAACAGCAGAAGCGGCAGCGAGCTGCCGGCATAGGCCAGCACCAGCGTGTAGACCGTGCTGGCGATGTGGTCGCTGCCGATCCGCATGGCGCTCAGGAAGATCTGCTTGCGCGACCCGTGGGCAGCGTGGGCCAGTTCGAACACGGCCGACGCTTGAGTGATCGTCACGTCATTGAGCACACCCAATGAGCCGATGATGAACCCCGCCAGCAGCAAGCCCTGAATGGACACGTGCCCCATATAGGCGGCGACCTCGTTGTTCTGGTCCTCAGAGAGACCGGTTAAGTGGGCGAGTTCGATTGCTGCCCAGGACAACCCGGCCGCCAACAACATCGCGCTCAACGTGCCCAGCAGGGCGGCACTGGTACGGAGGCTGACCCCGTGCGCCAGATAGATGACCGCGTAGAGGATCGCCGCCGACGCGACCAGAGCCACCGGCACCGCGGGGGCGCCGTCTCGCAGTGCCGGTAGCAGGAAGGCCACCAAGACGGCGAAAGCGACGGCGATCCCGACCAGCGCACGCAGCCCCCGCCAGCGGGCCACCGCCGCGATGACGACCGCAAACGCAGCTGCCAGTGCGATCAACGGCCAGGTGCGCTCGTAGTCATAGAACGCGTAACTGGTCGTGCCCTGCTGGTCGACCTGGCGGAAGATCCGAATCGAGTCACCCGCCAACAGGTTTGGCTGACCCGGGCCCGGAGAGAACTCCAGCATGGTGGAGGCCCCCCGATTGGGCCCGCTGTCGATGGCCACCACCGTTTGCACGCAGCTGCCACTGCCGGCGATCCCGGGGGCCGGCGTCGCGGTGAGCACCTGGCCTGCCGACGGGCTGCCACAATCCGCCAGGCCGCTGGACACCACGTGACCACCCTCGGTGGTGACCGCGCCGCCCGCGCCGTTCTGAAACGGCAGCGGAATGTCGACCTTCGAGCCGCCCGGCCACAGCAGCACCGCACCCAACACCACGGCCAGACCGATCACCGCCAGGGCGATCACGACGATGCGGGCGGCCAGCGGACTCAGCGGCGCAGGGCCGGTGTGCGAATGCGAATGCGCCACCCGGACAGGGTAGAGGCGTTCACTGGAAACTTAAGTAGCCGACTACGCTAAGCGGCTCCCGTCATGGCCTGCATGCTCAGCTGACCAGGGTCAAGGAGGAGCGGATGGCCGTCGTCGGGGACCATGCCATTGTTCTCGGTGCCAGCATGAGCGGCTTGCTGGCCGCGCGGGTACTGAGTGACTTCTATCGGACGGTGACGGTGGTCGAACGCGACGACCTACCCGACGAACCCGTCAACCGGCGCGGGATCCCGCAGGGTCGGCACGTCCACGCCCTGCTCGGCCGCGGCGGCCAGATCATCGACGAGCTGTTCCCGGGGTTTCTGGGTGAACTCGTCGACGCTGGGGGCGTCTCACTCAACGACGGAGACTTCTCGAAGATCTACGTGTCGTTCGGCGGCCACACGGTGGTCCGGTCCGGCTTCTCGCGGCGGCCCGAGGCGGCGATGTACCTGTCCAGCCGGCCGTTCCTGGAGTATCACGTCCGGCGCCGGTTACGCGCCGTGCGCAACGTGACGTTGTTGGAGGGTCACGACGTCGTCGACCTGATACCGACCGCCGATCGGACCCGCATCACCGGCGTGCAAGTGGCAAGCCACGCCGACGGGTCGAAACAACGCCTGACCGCAGATCTCGTCGTCGATGCGATGGGCCGTGGATCTCGCACACCGGTGTTACTCGAAGGGCTTGGCTACCAGCGGCCGACCGAAGACCACGTCGTCGTGCATACCACGTATTCCAGTCAGCTGCTGCGCATCCCACCCGGACTCGTCGAGCAGGTCGTCGTCATCGGTGCCGCACCCGGCCGGCCCACCGGGCTGTTCTTGTCGAGCTACGAGGACAACCAGTGGATGTTCACCGTCTGGGGCATGCTGGGCAACGAGCCGCCGTGCGATCGTGCGGGCATGCTGGACTTCGCATACGATTTTGCGCCGCCGCATGTTTGGGCCGCCGCGCGTGCCGGCGAACCGCTGGGTGATGTGGTTCGGCACCGGATGCCATGGAGCCAGTGGCGGCGTTACGACAAGGTGCAGCGATTTCCGGATGGTTTGGTGGTGTGCGGGGACGCGCTGTGCAGCTTCAACCCCGTTTACGGTCAGGGGATGACGGTGGGGGCGCTGGATGCGCTTGCCCTGCGCGACTGCCTGAGCTCGGGCACCCATGATCTGCCGCGACGCTACTTCCGCAAGGCATCGAAATCCATTGCTATCGCCTGGCGAATGGCGGCCGGAAGCGACCTCGCATTCCCGGAAGTCGAGGGCCGTCGGACCCTCGCGACGCGAGCGGCGAACCGGATTGCCGACTGGGTTCTGAGCGTGTGTTCCTCCGACGTCGTTGTCGCCGAGAAGTTCTTCCGGGTCAACAACTTTCTCGACCCGCCGACTCGACTCCTGCACCCCGCGTTCATCTTTCAACTGGCGACGGCCAAGCTACGGCGCCGGCGCCGGGGTGAGCTATTGCCGATAGCCGGCCAGAAAGTTGCCTAGACGCTCGATGGCGCTGCTCAGATCCCGCGCCCAGGGCAGTGTCACGATTCGAAGGTGATCCGGTGCCGGCCAGTTGAACCCGGTGCCCTGGGTGACCAGAATCTTCTCCTGGAGAAGGAGATCCAGCACCAACTGCTCATCGTCGTGGATGTCGTGCACCTCGGGGTCGAGCCGAGGGAAGGCGTAGAGGGCGCCGGTCGGCTTGACACACGACACCCCGGGGATCTCATTGAGCTTGCTCCAGGCCACATCGCGCTGCTCGAGCAGACGCCCGCCCGGCAGGACCAGGTCGTCGATACTCTGGTGACCGCCCAGGGCGACCTGAATGGCATGTTGCGCAGGCACATTCGGACACAGTCGCATGTTGGCCAACAAGCTGATGCCTTCGATGAAGCTGCTGGCGTGTTCCTTGGGCCCGGTGATGATCAGCCAACCCGACCGGTAGCCGGCGACCCGGTAGGCCTTGGAAAGCCCGTTGAACGTCAGCGTCAGCAGGTCCGGCGCCAGCGTGGCCAGGCTGATGTGTTTCGCGTCGTCGTAAAGGATCTTGTCGTAGATCTCGTCGGCGAGTAGCAACAGTTGGTGCTTGCGCGCCAATTCGACCATCTGCTCGAGGATTTCGCGGCTGTATACCGCGCCGGTCGGGTTGTTCGGGTTGATCACCACGAGCGCCTTGGTGCGGTCGGTGATCTTGGATTCCAGATCGGCGACGTCGGGCATCCAGCCGTTGGTTTCATCGCACAGGTAATGCACCGGGGTGCCGCCGGCCAGTGCGGTCGATGCGGTCCACAGCGGGTAGTCCGGCGCGGGGATGAGCACCTGGTCACCGTTGTCGAGCAGTGCCTGCAGCGTCATCGTGATGAGCTCGGAGACTCCGTTGCCGAGGTAGACATCGTCGATGTCGAAGCGGGGAAATCCCTCAACCAGTTCGTAGCGGGTGAACACCGCGCGGCGTGCGCTGGGAATGCCTTTGGAGTCGGAGTAGCCCTGGGCGTCGGGCAGGGCGGCGATCATGTCGCGCATGATCACGTCGGGCGCCTCGAAGCCAAACGGCGCGGGATTGCCGATATTGAGCTTGAGGATGCGGTGACCCTCGTTCTCCAGACGGGTGGCGTGCTCATGGATCGGACCGCGGATCTCGTACAGAACGTCCTGCAGCTTGGTGGACTGCGTGAACGTACGTTGCCGGGGGTGCTGGCTGGTGCCGTGCCACGGTAACTGGTGCGTACTCACGGGTTAAGTGTCCCATTCCAATGCAACCTGGTTTCCCACGCACCGATTTGTGTCTTTGCTGTGACGAAAGATGTCACGGTTCGAGTTCAATTGTGGGACGCCTCGGATACAACTGTGATTCGGCTGAACGGCGGCGGTGATCGAGCGGCGAACTGACTGCTAACTTGGGGCGTCACTACGGCGCAAAGGGATGAACGTGGAGATCACACGCACGCTGACGATCGCTGCTGCGGCAGCAGCGGTTACCGCGATGGGCTTTGCTGCTTCTGCGTCTGCCGATCCGGCATCGATCAATGGCACCTACGGCGTGCGAGGCGGGGACGACGGGGCCGTCGTGACTTCGTCGTCGACCTGTGTCCCGGTGGTCAACGGCTGCACCGCCAACCTCAGCAGCAGCGTGGGCTGGACGAGCGTGGCGACGTTCACCGACGGCCGGTGGAACTTCACGGTGACCAAACCGGACGGAGTGGTCTGCGATGACGGCAGCTACGCGCCGGTCCGCATCGCCTACTCGGTCAACGCCGCGACGATGACGGGCACGCTGACCGCCGACTCCAACGGTGACTGCCCGGGCGGCCAGATCACGCAAGCGCCGTTCCAGCTGATCAAGGTCGGCTGACTCGGTCCGCACTCGTCAGTTCCGCGACCCGGCAGTGACTCACACGTAAATAACAGCTCGAAACCCGGTAGATGGGCGCCGCGCCGGTGTAGCTTCCCGCTCTAATACCAACGAGCGGCAGGTGAACACGATGATGCAGGCGCGGACCACTGGCGGGGCATTACTGGGCGTTCTAGTGTCCGGTGCGTTGACGGCCGCGGCCTGCGGCATCGCTCCCACCGCCAACGCAACGTGTGCGTCGTTCTTCGGCATCAACAACGGCGGAGGGTGCGGCAGTAGCCCGACGAGTATCGCTATTGCGGTCGGGACCGGCGCGCAGGCCTACGCCGAGGGGGTACTCGGCACCGCGGTTGCCATCGGCACCGACTCCATCGCCTCCATCCCCAGCGGTGGCCGGAATTTTGTTGACGTAGCAACCGCATTCGGGGATAACGCGCTCGCTGAAGCGGGGGGCCTTTTGACGGTCGCTCTCGCAGCGGGACAGAATTTGTCAGCCTTGGCCGCCACCGGCCTCTCCTCTTATCTGCCGGTTGCGAACGTCGCCATCAACCTGGGCTTCTCTCCCACAAATAATCTGAGCGTCGCAGAGGGCGTGGGCAATGTGTCCGTCAATCTCTTCGGAAGCGGCGCCGGACAAGATGTGCGGGCGATCGGGCTTGGCAACATCGCCATCAATCTGGGTGGAACAAGCAACGCGGTTCGCGCAAGCGTTGGTACCGGCACGCCTGCCTACTTCAGCTCGGCGTTGAATATCGGGGGCTCCGGCAACCTGGTGCAAGCAGGTTCGGGTCCCCTCGCAATCGCGGGCGCTCTCAACCAATTCGGGGCAACCGTCACCCAGTTCGCCCCCGGGATCAATCTGTTCACCAGGGTGGCGCTCGCGGCTGCGGCGCGAGTCCTCAAGGTCCATGCCGCGACCACCGCCAGTCACGTCACTGTGAAGGCAGCGCCCGCAACACTTTCGGGCTCAGCGGCACATCAGAAGCCCGTTGGTCATCCCGCTGGCGTCGGCCACGCGAGATAGGCGATGATGGCCGGTCACGGTCGGCTGACGCCACCCAGGCTGTAGTTATCGGACGAAAGTTCGAGTAGCGGTGTCGCCCACTACAGCCTCGTCGGCTTAGCGCTTGCCCGGTGGCCTCGCGCCCTTGGCGATGCCGAGACCCTTCACCGGCGGCGCGTCGGCCTTGGGTGCCTCAGCCTTCGGTTCCTCCGCCTTGACCTCTTCGGCCTTCGGTTCCTCAGCCTTGGGTGCCTCAGCCTCAGCCTCGGCCGGAGCCGGGGCCGGTGCCGGTGCGGCCGCCGGAGCGGACTTCTTGGCGCCCGGGCGACGAGCGCCCGCGGCGATGCCGAGCCCCTTGACCGCAGGCTCCTGAACGGGCTTCGCCGGCTCGGCCTCGGCCGGTGCTTCAGCGGCGGGCGCTTCGGCGGCGGGCGCTTCGGCGGCCGGTGCGGCAGCCTTCTTGGCGCCGGGTCGCTTGGCGCCCGCGGCGATACCGAGTCCCTTGACGGGCGCCTCCGCCTTGGCCGGTGCGTCGGCGGCAGGTGCCTCCGGAGCCGGAGCCGCAGCCGGTGCCTCGGCGGCCGGTGCGGCAGCCTTCTTCGCGCCGGGTCGCTTTGCGCCAGTGGCGATTCCGAGGCCCTTGACCGGTGCGGCAGGTGCCTCGGCAGCGGGAGCCTCGGCGGCAGGAGCAGCGTCGGCCGGCTTCTTGGCGCCGGCGCCGGGCCGCTTGGCCCCACCGGCGATGCCCAGACCCTTGACCGGTTGAGCCTCCTTGGCCGGTGCCGACGGCGCGGCTGCCGCGGGCTCCGGTGCCGACTCGGGCTCGGCCTCCGGCGCGGCGGGCGCCTCGGCCGGTGCCGCTGCTGCGGCGGCTTCAGCCTCGCGGGCAGCGGTGCCCTTTTCCGGCAGCGTGACCGTGCTCAGGTCCAGCGAGCCCAGCAGCAGCTGCGC includes:
- a CDS encoding pyridoxal phosphate-dependent aminotransferase; translated protein: MSTHQLPWHGTSQHPRQRTFTQSTKLQDVLYEIRGPIHEHATRLENEGHRILKLNIGNPAPFGFEAPDVIMRDMIAALPDAQGYSDSKGIPSARRAVFTRYELVEGFPRFDIDDVYLGNGVSELITMTLQALLDNGDQVLIPAPDYPLWTASTALAGGTPVHYLCDETNGWMPDVADLESKITDRTKALVVINPNNPTGAVYSREILEQMVELARKHQLLLLADEIYDKILYDDAKHISLATLAPDLLTLTFNGLSKAYRVAGYRSGWLIITGPKEHASSFIEGISLLANMRLCPNVPAQHAIQVALGGHQSIDDLVLPGGRLLEQRDVAWSKLNEIPGVSCVKPTGALYAFPRLDPEVHDIHDDEQLVLDLLLQEKILVTQGTGFNWPAPDHLRIVTLPWARDLSSAIERLGNFLAGYRQ
- a CDS encoding NAD(P)/FAD-dependent oxidoreductase is translated as MAVVGDHAIVLGASMSGLLAARVLSDFYRTVTVVERDDLPDEPVNRRGIPQGRHVHALLGRGGQIIDELFPGFLGELVDAGGVSLNDGDFSKIYVSFGGHTVVRSGFSRRPEAAMYLSSRPFLEYHVRRRLRAVRNVTLLEGHDVVDLIPTADRTRITGVQVASHADGSKQRLTADLVVDAMGRGSRTPVLLEGLGYQRPTEDHVVVHTTYSSQLLRIPPGLVEQVVVIGAAPGRPTGLFLSSYEDNQWMFTVWGMLGNEPPCDRAGMLDFAYDFAPPHVWAAARAGEPLGDVVRHRMPWSQWRRYDKVQRFPDGLVVCGDALCSFNPVYGQGMTVGALDALALRDCLSSGTHDLPRRYFRKASKSIAIAWRMAAGSDLAFPEVEGRRTLATRAANRIADWVLSVCSSDVVVAEKFFRVNNFLDPPTRLLHPAFIFQLATAKLRRRRRGELLPIAGQKVA
- a CDS encoding YibE/F family protein, with amino-acid sequence MAHSHSHTGPAPLSPLAARIVVIALAVIGLAVVLGAVLLWPGGSKVDIPLPFQNGAGGAVTTEGGHVVSSGLADCGSPSAGQVLTATPAPGIAGSGSCVQTVVAIDSGPNRGASTMLEFSPGPGQPNLLAGDSIRIFRQVDQQGTTSYAFYDYERTWPLIALAAAFAVVIAAVARWRGLRALVGIAVAFAVLVAFLLPALRDGAPAVPVALVASAAILYAVIYLAHGVSLRTSAALLGTLSAMLLAAGLSWAAIELAHLTGLSEDQNNEVAAYMGHVSIQGLLLAGFIIGSLGVLNDVTITQASAVFELAHAAHGSRKQIFLSAMRIGSDHIASTVYTLVLAYAGSSLPLLLLFSVANRSLGDVLTSESVAIEIARSAVGGIALALSVPLTTAIAAVLATPGPAGSSDSRRSQI